A single Carettochelys insculpta isolate YL-2023 chromosome 2, ASM3395843v1, whole genome shotgun sequence DNA region contains:
- the THNSL1 gene encoding threonine synthase-like 1, with product MFRVARFQPLKLITQNIGSSVHLKLSFPRTLEFAQLRKSWLSSLSLVGDQNIILMGPPGSGKTTVGRIVGHKLGCHVIDVDDDVLETSWNMSVSEKLQDVGSQQFIEEEGKALLKFSASGSVISLSGSNPMHAASMQHVKKNGIVVYLDVPTKDIIDRLDLIKIDRIVGQDSGMSMRDILQYRKQFYKKWYDIRVICESGLKAEAVANKVLDAVRRHQDSDSETYISTRCIRSEACEQKGSIKCFTEAAIEGLASDGGLFVPEKGLPIFTAGEWKSLVEATYVERAQIILERCIHSADVPAFKLGEIVELAYGKNFACSKIVPLRHLTGNQFLLELFHGPTASFKDLALQLMPHLFAYCVPKRCNYLVLVATSGDTGSAVLDGFSRLSDTDKQRIAVITFFPEEGVSQIQKSQMIGCQRENGWSVGVKSDFDFCQTAIKQIFTSSDYSGFLTAEYGTALSAANSINWARLLPQVIYHASAYLDLVHQDIISFGNPIDVCIPTGNFGNILAALYAKRMGIPIRKCICASNINNVLTDFIRTGLYDLRGRRLMQTLSPAIDILKSSNLERYLHLIAISDGQLVTQLFSDLEKEGRFQLQKDLLEKLQQDLVAGWCSEEDCLAAIHSVYSTTGYILDTHSAIAKVVADRLQDRTCPVIISSTAHYSKFAPAILRALRIAEIKQNPLSQLHLLSSYSPLPPVHNGLLKTLKETEKQKHHICAADVNIMMAHVETVIQKHFMKIF from the coding sequence ATGTTTCGTGTTGCTCGGTTTCAGCCTCTAAAATTAATAACACAGAACATTGGTTCTTCTGTACATCTAAAGTTGAGTTTTCCAAGAACTCTTGAATTTGCACAGCTACGGAAGTCATGGCTGTCATCTCTCTCTCTTGTTGGAGATCAGAATATCATCCTGATGGGCCCTCCTGGATCTGGGAAAACAACAGTTGGGAGAATAGTAGGTCACAAACTTGGCTGTCATGTCATAGATGTGGATGATGATGTCCTTGAAACAAGCTGGAATATGAGTGTGTCAGAAAAATTGCAGGATGTTGGTAGTCAGCAATTTATAGAAGAGGAAGGAAAAGCCTTGTTAAAGTTTTCAGCATCTGGAAGTGTAATTTCCCTTTCTGGGTCCAATCCAATGCATGCTGCCAGCATGCAGCATGTGAAGAAAAATGGGATTGTTGTGTACCTGGATGTACCCACAAAAGACATAATAGATAGGCTGGACTTAATAAAAATTGACCGTATTGTGGGGCAGGATTCTGGAATGTCTATGAGAGATATACTTCAGTATAGGAAGCAGTTTTATAAAAAATGGTATGATATCCGTGTTATTTGTGAAAGTGGACTTAAAGCAGAGGCTGTGGCAAATAAAGTACTTGATGCTGTTAGGAGACATCAAGATTCAGATTCAGAAACTTATATTTCAACCAGATGTATAAGGTCTGAAGCTTGTGAACAAAAAGGCTCCATTAAATGTTTCACTGAAGCTGCCATTGAAGGCCTAGCATCGGATGGTGGTCTCTTTGTTCCTGAGAAGGGTCTTCCAATATTCACTGCAGGAGAATGGAAAAGTTTAGTAGAAGCAACTTATGTTGAAAGAGCTCAGATTATATTGGAAAGATGTATACATTCGGCTGATGTACCTGCTTTCAAGCTGGGAGAAATTGTTGAGCTTGCTTATGGAAAAAACTTTGCTTGTTCTAAAATTGTCCCTCTAAGGCATCTGACAGGCAACCAGTTTCTTCTTGAGTTGTTTCATGGACCAACAGCCTCATTTAAAGACTTGGCATTACAGTTGATGCCTCATCTATTTGCATACTGTGTTCCCAAAAGATGCAATTATTTGGTTCTAGTAGCTACTTCTGGAGATACAGGGAGTGCAGTCCTAGATGGTTTTAGTCGTCTTAGTGATACTGACAAGCAAAGAATTGCTGTGATCACCTTCTTTCCTGAGGAGGGAGTGAGCCAGATTCAAAAATCGCAGATGATTGGCTGCCAGAGAGAAAATGGGTGGTCAGTGGGTGTCAAATCTGATTTTGATTTCTGCCAGACAgctataaaacaaatatttaccaGTTCTGATTATTCTGGCTTTCTTACTGCAGAATATGGAACAGCTTTAAGTGCGGCAAATTCCATAAACTGGGCTCGACTACTTCCCCAAGTGATATATCATGCCTCTGCCTACCTTGACCTTGTTCATCAAGATATTATTAGTTTTGGAAATCCAATAGATGTGTGTATTCCTACTGGAAACTTTGGAAACATATTAGCTGCATTATATGCAAAAAGGATGGGAATCCCTATTAGAAAGTGTATTTGTGCTTCAAATATCAATAATGTTTTGACTGATTTTATCAGAACAGGCCTTTATGATTTAAGAGGAAGAAGATTAATGCAGACTTTATCACCAGCAATAGATATTTTGAAGTCTTCCAACCTTGAACGATACTTGCACCTGATTGCTATTAGTGATGGACAGCTGGTAACACAACTATTTAGTGACCTGGAAAAGGAGGGTCGCTTTCAGTTGCAGAAAGATCTACTTGAGAAACTTCAGCAGGACTTGGTAGCTGGGTGGTGCTCTGAGGAGGATTGTCTAGCTGCTATCCACTCTGTGTACAGTACTACAGGGTATATTTTGGACACACATAGTGCTATTGCTAAAGTAGTTGCAGATCGATTACAGGATAGAACATGCCCAGTGATCATTTCATCTACAGCTCATTATTCCAAGTTTGCACCTGCTATCTTGCGGGCTTTGAGGATTGCAGAAATAAAACAGAATCCATTAAGTCAGCTTCACTTGCTGAGTTCTTACAGCCCCTTGCCTCCAGTTCATAATGGCCTGTTAAAGACATTGAAGGAGACTGAGAAGCAGAAACACCATATTTGTGCTGCTGATGTGAATATCATGATGGCACATGTAGAAACTGTAATACAAAAGCACTTTATGAAAATTTTCTAA